The following coding sequences lie in one Heyndrickxia oleronia genomic window:
- a CDS encoding histidine--tRNA ligase yields MKKMDYQNVKGTQDYLPNAEVVRRNIRQILEEVFIQYGCQPLETPILNYTELLASKYGGGAEILEEMYTLTDRGERELALRYDLTIPFAKVVAMNPALKMPFKRYEIGKVFRDGPIKKGRFREFTQCDVDIVGVDSQVAEAELMMMALDVFNKLELKVTIQYNNRKLLTGMLEVFGIEVEKMNKVVLILDKLEKVGLAAVISELSEQGLSRSTIHLINQFLTDENNTSFSYFESYSNQNEKVRQGLNELKELESYLEFLKVEKLCVFNPFLARGLEIYTGTIYEIFLTDQSIKSSIGSGGRYDNAIGGLIGTNESFSTVGISFGLDVIYTAIRTSTEEMKENPYVDYYIIPLGTQKESLLVANYLRKQGYKVEYEMSNKKLGKALEKANKEKIRYVIIIGENEVENNQFKIKDMFTGDEKIVSYQYRD; encoded by the coding sequence ATGAAGAAAATGGATTATCAAAATGTGAAGGGAACTCAAGATTATTTACCTAATGCTGAAGTGGTGCGAAGAAATATTCGACAAATTTTAGAAGAGGTATTTATACAATATGGATGTCAACCACTGGAAACACCAATATTAAATTATACTGAATTGCTTGCTTCGAAATATGGCGGAGGCGCTGAAATATTAGAGGAAATGTACACGTTAACTGATCGAGGTGAAAGAGAGTTAGCATTACGATACGATCTTACTATTCCGTTTGCGAAAGTTGTTGCTATGAATCCGGCATTAAAGATGCCTTTTAAAAGATATGAAATTGGTAAAGTATTTAGGGATGGACCTATAAAAAAAGGGAGATTTCGAGAATTTACACAATGTGATGTTGATATTGTAGGAGTAGATTCGCAAGTAGCAGAAGCTGAATTAATGATGATGGCTTTGGATGTATTCAATAAACTTGAATTAAAGGTAACTATTCAGTATAACAATCGAAAATTGCTAACTGGAATGCTTGAAGTATTTGGTATAGAGGTTGAAAAAATGAATAAGGTTGTGTTAATTCTAGATAAGCTCGAAAAAGTAGGCTTAGCTGCTGTTATTTCTGAACTTAGTGAACAGGGATTATCACGTTCAACGATTCATTTAATAAATCAATTTTTAACTGATGAAAATAATACAAGTTTTAGCTATTTTGAATCCTATTCCAATCAAAATGAAAAAGTAAGGCAAGGCTTAAATGAATTAAAAGAGCTCGAATCCTATCTAGAATTTCTTAAAGTAGAGAAATTATGTGTATTTAATCCTTTTTTAGCAAGGGGATTAGAGATTTACACAGGTACTATTTATGAAATATTCTTAACGGACCAGTCGATAAAATCCAGTATCGGAAGTGGTGGCAGATATGATAATGCAATTGGTGGATTGATAGGAACAAATGAGAGCTTTTCAACGGTGGGAATCTCATTCGGCCTAGATGTTATTTATACGGCTATACGTACATCTACGGAAGAAATGAAGGAAAATCCATATGTGGATTATTATATTATTCCATTAGGAACTCAAAAAGAATCCTTATTAGTAGCCAATTATTTAAGAAAACAAGGCTATAAAGTCGAATATGAGATGAGTAACAAAAAACTAGGTAAAGCCCTTGAAAAAGCAAATAAAGAGAAGATTCGCTATGTGATCATTATTGGAGAGAATGAAGTGGAAAATAATCAATTTAAAATCAAGGATATGTTTACAGGTGATGAAAAAATAGTATCTTATCAGTATAGGGATTGA
- the dfr gene encoding DfrD/DfrG/DfrK family trimethoprim-resistant dihydrofolate reductase, which produces MKISLIVAMDKNRVIGYKNDIPWRIPRDWEYVKNTTKGHPIILGRKNFESIGRALPHRRNIILTRDKNVTFANCEMAYSMNEVFEMCKNEEEIFIFGGEQIYKLFLPYVRKMYITKIDHEFEGDTFFPEVNYDEWKEVSVEKGVKDDKNPYHYFFHIYERNIATES; this is translated from the coding sequence ATGAAAATTTCTTTAATTGTAGCGATGGATAAAAATAGAGTCATTGGTTATAAGAATGATATTCCATGGAGAATACCGCGGGATTGGGAATATGTTAAAAATACTACAAAAGGACATCCAATCATATTAGGTCGGAAAAATTTCGAATCGATTGGCAGGGCTTTACCGCATAGAAGAAATATTATTTTGACCAGGGATAAAAATGTCACATTTGCTAATTGTGAAATGGCCTATTCAATGAATGAGGTTTTTGAGATGTGTAAAAACGAAGAAGAGATTTTTATCTTCGGGGGAGAACAGATCTATAAATTATTCTTACCTTATGTTAGGAAAATGTACATAACAAAAATTGATCATGAATTTGAAGGAGATACCTTTTTTCCAGAAGTGAATTATGATGAATGGAAAGAAGTATCTGTTGAAAAAGGGGTAAAGGATGATAAAAATCCATATCATTATTTTTTTCATATTTATGAACGAAATATCGCTACTGAGAGCTAA
- a CDS encoding stalk domain-containing protein yields the protein MISRKLSFVTISILITISLMFWGVEKQIANASTLTSASKYTLSINGKKVNANVQVIKGRSYVPLRAITNKLGYTISYSLVDELDLYQYYEIDGASKRVTIWGNKNRGYSIIKRIGKEYSPDDIQIYDAKIKCVSETDLCELIKDIYEGPFVKNNTLYVPIRYMADAFSLNLTISNNIIHITK from the coding sequence ATGATTAGTAGAAAGTTATCTTTTGTTACTATATCCATTTTAATAACCATTTCATTAATGTTTTGGGGTGTAGAGAAACAAATTGCGAATGCGTCGACACTAACATCTGCATCAAAATATACATTATCTATAAATGGGAAAAAAGTTAATGCAAATGTTCAAGTCATCAAAGGAAGGAGCTACGTCCCACTAAGAGCCATTACAAACAAATTGGGATACACAATCTCATACTCTCTTGTAGATGAATTAGACCTTTATCAATATTATGAAATTGATGGAGCAAGCAAACGAGTCACTATTTGGGGAAATAAAAATAGAGGCTATTCGATTATAAAAAGAATTGGAAAAGAATATAGTCCTGACGATATTCAAATATATGATGCAAAAATCAAATGCGTTAGTGAAACAGATCTTTGTGAACTGATTAAGGATATCTATGAAGGTCCCTTTGTAAAAAATAATACACTTTATGTACCAATCCGCTACATGGCAGATGCGTTCAGTTTAAACCTAACGATTTCTAATAATATTATTCATATAACAAAATAA